One window of the Nocardia huaxiensis genome contains the following:
- the ligA gene encoding NAD-dependent DNA ligase LigA gives METGARIQELADRIVALREAYYQGEPLVADADYDAVEDELRGLIDAHPELAPDPNPLESVGAPGVLHAPVRHSRPMLSLEKSTTPEQVAAFFDRFPGQSVVVMPKLDGLSLALVFEDGRLARAVTRGDGTTGDDVTMLVRALVDGVPARIDLPGRVEVRGEAVMLRSTFAAYNTAHPDKPLINPRNAAAGTLRAKDPATVAERRLQFFGFDLDAPEGAAVDLEEGLAALGIAGAQMRHCEDATQAQAAISAIEQGRNALDYDLDGAVLRLADRGAYAAAGTRSNSPRGALAFKFAAEEKTTLLREVVWDVGKTGKIVPVAWLEPVFVGGTTVTKATLANQEVIRARDIKVGDTVLVRRAGDVIPFVAGVLDASKRTGEELEIVPPTVCPSCEQPVTEQGNSRELFCTNVSCPAQTVRRLIHWASRAAADIDAIGQVWIEKLAEAGDLENPSDFYTLTKERLLEFDRVGEVSATRMIESIDASRQVGLRRALIGLAIPMASDGTAARLARAGFASLEEVADAGEERLVEVDDIGPKVAASLAAHLTRLRPELERLRAAGVSLDVREEDLPPVVAAGAPLEGKTVVITGAISDPRSGEKVARPTFQRLCEKAGATAASSVSANTDMLITGAGVGDSKLTKAEKLGVEVVDQGEIWKLLIDANVV, from the coding sequence GTGGAAACTGGGGCACGTATTCAAGAGCTGGCCGATCGGATCGTGGCGCTGCGGGAGGCCTACTACCAGGGCGAACCGCTCGTCGCCGATGCGGACTACGACGCGGTCGAGGATGAACTACGCGGGTTGATCGACGCGCATCCCGAGCTGGCGCCGGATCCCAATCCGTTGGAATCGGTTGGGGCGCCAGGGGTTCTGCACGCACCGGTGCGGCATTCGCGGCCCATGCTGTCGCTGGAGAAGTCGACGACGCCCGAGCAGGTGGCGGCGTTCTTCGACCGGTTTCCAGGGCAGTCGGTGGTGGTCATGCCCAAGCTGGACGGATTGTCGCTGGCGCTGGTTTTCGAAGACGGGCGGCTGGCTCGGGCGGTGACCCGCGGCGACGGCACCACCGGTGATGACGTGACCATGCTGGTGCGTGCACTGGTCGACGGGGTGCCGGCGCGGATCGACCTGCCGGGGCGGGTGGAGGTGCGGGGTGAGGCCGTCATGCTGCGGTCCACGTTCGCGGCCTACAACACCGCGCATCCGGACAAGCCGTTGATCAATCCGCGCAATGCGGCGGCGGGGACACTGCGGGCCAAGGATCCGGCGACGGTGGCCGAGCGGCGGTTGCAGTTCTTCGGATTCGACCTGGATGCGCCCGAGGGGGCGGCGGTCGACCTGGAAGAGGGGCTCGCGGCGCTGGGGATCGCGGGCGCGCAGATGCGGCACTGCGAGGACGCCACGCAGGCGCAGGCGGCGATCAGCGCAATCGAGCAGGGGCGCAACGCACTTGATTACGATCTCGACGGGGCGGTGCTGCGGCTCGCCGATCGCGGGGCGTACGCGGCGGCGGGGACTCGCTCGAATTCGCCGCGCGGGGCGCTGGCGTTCAAGTTCGCGGCCGAGGAGAAGACCACGCTGCTGCGCGAAGTCGTGTGGGATGTGGGCAAGACCGGCAAGATCGTGCCGGTGGCGTGGCTGGAGCCGGTGTTCGTGGGTGGCACCACGGTCACCAAGGCCACGCTGGCCAATCAAGAGGTGATCCGGGCTCGCGACATCAAGGTCGGCGACACCGTGCTGGTGCGGCGGGCGGGCGATGTGATCCCGTTCGTGGCGGGCGTGCTGGATGCGTCCAAACGCACGGGCGAAGAGCTGGAGATCGTCCCACCCACCGTGTGCCCGTCATGTGAGCAGCCGGTCACCGAGCAGGGCAATAGCCGGGAGTTGTTCTGCACCAATGTTTCCTGTCCGGCGCAGACGGTGCGCAGGCTGATCCACTGGGCCTCGCGGGCCGCAGCGGATATCGATGCGATCGGTCAGGTGTGGATCGAAAAGCTCGCTGAGGCGGGCGATTTGGAGAATCCGTCGGACTTCTACACGCTGACCAAGGAACGTCTGCTCGAATTCGACCGCGTCGGTGAGGTTTCGGCCACCCGCATGATCGAGTCGATCGATGCCAGCCGCCAGGTCGGGCTGCGCCGGGCGCTGATCGGGCTGGCGATTCCGATGGCCTCCGACGGCACCGCCGCCCGATTGGCTCGTGCCGGATTCGCGTCACTGGAAGAGGTCGCCGATGCGGGTGAGGAACGGCTGGTCGAGGTGGACGATATCGGGCCGAAAGTTGCCGCGTCCCTGGCCGCGCACCTCACCCGCCTGCGCCCGGAACTGGAACGGCTACGCGCGGCAGGGGTGTCCCTGGACGTCCGCGAAGAGGACCTGCCTCCGGTCGTGGCGGCGGGAGCACCCCTCGAAGGCAAGACAGTCGTGATCACCGGAGCCATCAGCGACCCGCGATCCGGCGAGAAGGTGGCCCGCCCGACCTTCCAGCGCCTGTGCGAAAAGGCCGGGGCCACAGCAGCTTCCTCGGTGTCGGCGAACACCGACATGCTCATCACCGGCGCGGGAGTCGGCGACAGCAAGCTGACCAAGGCCGAGAAGCTCGGCGTCGAGGTCGTCGACCAGGGTGAGATCTGGAAACTACTGATCGACGCCAACGTCGTCTGA